The window gtaagacgcatagtttccgagatatagcgaaaaaagtgtttccacccccttttccaagatggcggccgggggacaagagtggcgaccccacaaacttcaagttaagcttctattgaccccccctacatgttccaaaaataaaattgcgtcctctaataaatgtaaatctcatgtaacatttcaatggactagatctaaatccagtagatattttttactgggaatgcataaaagaaaaaaaatattcgaaatcaatacaaaatctatcagaacttagtcagaaaattgacacagcgtcagaggaaataaatgcaaggaattttgattgactggtgcaaaggtcttttgtaaggcgttgcagagcctgtattcgtgccagaggaaaacaatttggaattactttagtttaaggagaataattaaataagaacgatggttcgttcattgtttttttttttaattattataacctattatgtttattacattaaatatttgttatggactgactcaattacgtctttactaaaaataattgctttcctctggcacgaatacagactctgcaacggcgtacaaaagatttttcaccagtcaaggaaaattatttgcatttatttcttctgacgctgtgtcaattttctggcgaagttctgatagattttgtattgattttgaatagactttttcttttatgaattcccagtaaaaaatatctactagatttagatcgggggaacaaggatgccataaaattaaaccactgcgtctgatccatctgcgaggatactcttcgttcaaataaaaataacatttttaatggcaagataagtggcaagtgttataccattttgaaatcttgattaaatgcgccaacttttgaaataacttgccaagggtagtgtagtacatttttttttcagtatgaagcgtcaaagttaactaacgatattttcgagaaccatgactcactaaaacttaactttttttattaaattaacaatgttttgtgcattaatttgttttacgagtgatagcatatttaatgaagatcacgaaattcaaaaaaacacagcgaaattgtgacattggtgatcacaggacttgaaaatgcgaccaagggtgtggaatttcaacttttttgaaaagtgtctatttttgctgaactaagtgatacggaattttttttttatttttcctagaaccggtatgacttggcctttcatcctgtctcggattatcgttgagttttgggacaccctgtatatagaTTGCTACAAATAATAGAGTCCAATTTTATTAATCCTGAATGTTTAAAAATTCCTGTTGTTTATAGCTGGAACTGGCCAACTCTGTGGCTGGTAAGTTTAAAAGGCAGGGGCAGGTTTTCCTCCTTAAGTAATGTAGTAATACATGTATAGGTACAGACTATCAAGTCAAGTCTAGTGACCCAGTACCTAATGCGTACTGCATTCCAatactgttataataataattatttatgaaataaataatatcgccTTTATTGTGTTCATTTATTGTATATAAATCctattaaatatattaggtcggggaaaaagtcttttcgcattatagtatgtatgaacttgtaataaaatctctttggcttcaagaatcacaaatgagtacaagcttcattagatttctttcagtgagcttgaGAGGTACCTAAATaccgagcttttttgtgtagagaaaagattttattacaagttcatagatgagaaaagactttttcctcgacctaatataaccaatattgtagtaaatacatacataattgacTATCACTAAAATAATGCCTAACctaataagtactaaaatagataacagataatttaataatattttttacagttaaaatGCCTGAATCATGCAAAAGTGAAGGTCGTGAATTTTGTTTCGACAACGCAGAGTACCCAATTGATATCGTTGAAGAACTTCTAAAGGACATGAACCGCTTGGTAAGCATTGATCTAAACACTTGATTTAATacgtaactaaaataatataatttaaataaacttaaattatataCCTAAGAATAACACCAATATTAAATATCAACTCACAATGCTGAACAAATTTTTATGTGTActcaaaaaaagaaataaattggtTCAGGACTACGTGCTGAATAACTTCATTTGTTTTGGGTTGCAATTTAAAGAAGAAATCTGTacgaacaattatttaaatgttcaataaataatttattacaggaTGATTTCTAATTAACTTGTGGTACAAAAATAGCAAAAGCAATACAGAAGCAATTATAAACAatcaagaaacaaataaaatttctacCAACTTATGGCGTgtgtattattgttttcaggAAGTTGCTCATGAAGATGATGTTGGCAAAATTCAATTTTCAGACCGACAAGGGTCTCCAATTGATGAACCTGACTGTCTCTCGCAATCAACTGTAAGTTAGTCAATATTTCAAGTAAACAAATGAGTTGAGTTATATCACATAAACATTTTCATTCTAACTTAAACTACCAACAGatcataaatagtaaaataaactcCCTACGGCTGAGCAAGACTAGGCAAGTCTTGAGCTAATTTTTGAATCACTCTGGCCACGTCCGGTTTAGATACCTGGTGCATTTTTCATTGCCATTTCtccaaaaactgttttaaagaatacTCAAACTTGCGTTACgctgttttccttcaccgtaaaACAAGTAATAACAAACTATTTCTTATTCAAGATAATCATTGCTAAAGACACACTTCGGGTACAAAGCCAAGACCATTAGCGTAAGGCACACTTCTGGGCTTTCACTGTTATTACATATTGtagtttcataatttatttattatattattattttatttcagaataaaCCTATTTACTACATTGTTGATGAGGCCGGGAAGGACAGAGTGGTTGTGCAGTTAAATAACAGGTTCCAACAACGCTACAGCGTCAACTGGTGCGAGTAAGTATCTAATAGTCTCCATTTTACTGCGCCTCTTAAATTCCCCgcaatattacttaaataaagttTGCTATTTTAAAGTAACAGACGCTTTTGCGCTTAGTTCGGACATTTTCCTGTTTAGTTTATTTGCTTTtagtttacgaaataattaaCTTAACATCCGTCGGCCAAAAACAtgttgacaatattattatgggaAGTTGTCACAATATTATATGAATGTTAACACTTTACAATCGTATAATATCAAAGTTAATACTATACCGCAATGTCAATATGAGTTTTGCTTTGCAATTTCATACTCAATTGGCATTTAGCCGtccaattattttaaacatttttttttatgataacatCAAAGGATTTgatgtttcttgtttgtttgtagatGAAATAAGATGTTTCTCATTAATGcactgattataatatttacacaatactACATCTGAATTATATTCGAATTGCAGCAAAGAAGGTCCCACAACAAAGACGAAACATTTTCTAACTTTTACTCTGGACGAATACAAGCCCTATTGTAAGAACCAATACATGAGGTACGACTTTCTGGTCCTAAGTTCTAAGCCTGACAGCAACGGCAAATGGCATATGGAACGAGCTCAAACTAAGACTGGTATCCCTGTCTGCTGCGTCTGCAAATACAACAAGGatgattaatttaaaacgtaaataacTGCAAGATTGATACAGTAATGAAGATTTATGCAACACTAACGACTGGCGGATCCAGAAGGGGGCAAGTAAGAAAATGGTTGTTAAAACCAGTAAATTACTGGAACAatacgtaaatataatattgtcataTCATAATGAGTAGATAGAGTGGGGTCCTGACTTGTCTGTGTAGTCCTTTGGTTCTGAATTCGcccaaaataattgaaatttgcTCAAGATAATACTTTGTACTACTTAGTCTCTTACTAGTTCTTCGTCGATAAGATTCTAAGCATTAGAATAAGAAATAATCGTCTGAAACACAGTTTAACACTAATAAGCAAAATCATTAATTTCCTCTATAAATGTGTCgctataattgtttaaaatatcattgtaatcatagacagaaataataaattgtagtgTAAAAATATAGCTAAATCTCagccaaataataaatacaatataattagaTACATAAgcttaatatgttattatttgttcaatataaggacttatttctaaactttagttttatttgataacaataaattcaatttatattcaattgaGCATTAGTTATTATTCACTTTATCCTTTCTTTTCACAACTATCCTAATATATTACCAAGGTACTCGTAATATttacatgtttatattttgagAACAAGTTTGGAATATTAATAGGGCAAACTTATATATAAACTTCCAGTATGCGTCATAGGTCTTCGTAAGTACCTACTACCTCTAGATTGCAAATATGATCGTTATCGACTTTTATTTCCTCCGCGCGCCTAAACTTTAGATGAGGTCGctgtgatttaaataaaaagcaaaataagatTACAGAAATTCATCACTTTGCCTCGGATAATAGATATACTGTGATACACAAGATCCTTTTTAAAGTTATGGTcgaaataaagaaaacttttaagATACAACACTTTTCATACCTATGGTTTAATCagtatatcaataaatatagcCAAATACTTTTGGTTTATTAGTTAAGAGGCAACTGATTAAAATTGAtctatttttagttatattgaAATGTATACTTTTAGTACATAAGCCTTAGTCAAGGATCACCGGTAAGTGGAACCACAGAGTGGCCTGGTTGACAAAGTTGCCGACTCATGTCGAATGAACGTCATTTTTTCTACCTACTGAAATACATTCCGGAAACTAGCAGTGACAAGGCGGGCTTTGACGTCATAATGACGAGCCCTTGCGGCTTAAAGTATAGCAAAAAATGcataaatcttaaattaaaatatgcataCTGTAAAAAGATTGTGTTACTACACCGTGATTTTCATTTCTGATGCTTAAGAAACTTTGAAATAAGTGTATTAAATACTGTTATCAACACAAAGTATTCGTACTGATAAAAAGACATCAACGAATTGCGTCGTTACTGTCGCGCATCGTCCAAAACATTATTTGGTCTATTAGGTAGTTTGCCTTATTGTGATTCAACGAAATTAGGAAGTCCGGAAACACTACTCATCAAAATTTACACCTgtatataattacaatttgGTAAGGTTGTTTGGTGTGGCGTCCAATATCcgctgttattattttaaatattatatgcgTGTAATTTTACAGCGTTCATTCACGTGAACTTACGTCATTATTCAACTGCTGGGATTCCCGGAGATTCCataatgaatgagtgaatgacgAGTAAGAAGATTTTACATATATAGTTTGATTACTTTAGATAA of the Anticarsia gemmatalis isolate Benzon Research Colony breed Stoneville strain chromosome 6, ilAntGemm2 primary, whole genome shotgun sequence genome contains:
- the LOC142973859 gene encoding uncharacterized protein LOC142973859 — its product is MNKLIVSLFLLALYESVTCEDNLSVQPLRTFKMPESCKSEGREFCFDNAEYPIDIVEELLKDMNRLEVAHEDDVGKIQFSDRQGSPIDEPDCLSQSTNKPIYYIVDEAGKDRVVVQLNNRFQQRYSVNWCDKEGPTTKTKHFLTFTLDEYKPYCKNQYMRYDFLVLSSKPDSNGKWHMERAQTKTGIPVCCVCKYNKDD